The genome window CAGCCCATGGACTTAAGGATGCTTTTTATTCGCGGGATCTCTATGTATTTACTCCGGCTGATGAATTGGTTCGTTTGCGTGCTCGGGCTACGGTGCTCGATTTTGCCTTTGCCATTCACTCAGATTTAGGGTTCCGTTGTACGGGGGCAAGGGTTAATGGGGTATATGTATCAATTCGCGAAGAACTCAAAACAGGGGATGTGGTAGAGGTTCTTACCTCAAAAAAACAGCATCCCACGCAAGAGTGGTTGGAGTTTGTGCAGTCTCCCTCTGCACTGTCGCGTATTAAGCGATATCTTCGCGAACAGGAGCATCGTCATGCTGAAGAGGGGCGGGAGATAATTCGCCGAAAATTTAAAGCCTTGGCGGTACCCCTTACGGATGCAACCTTACGAAAGCTCTGTGATGCTTATAATTGTGAAGATACGGTGGAGCTGTATGATCGTGTTGGGGAGAAGAAAATAGATCTGCTTTCTCTCAAAAAATCTTTTTTCGCTCATGATAAGGACTCCGGTGCTGGAGTAGCTGCTCCCAAGGAAAGCCGCTTCCACGGTCGACAAGATAATTCTCTTGTTATAGACAATGCGCTTGATCAGGTTCAGTTTACCCTTTCCAAATGCTGTAACCCGGTTCGCGGAGATGAGGTTTTCGGGTTTATAACGGTTAATAAGGGGGTAACCATCCACCGCATGGATTGTCCCAATGCGGCGGGATTGTTTAAAAATGCACCGCATCGAATTGTCTCTGCGCGGTGGAAAGAGGAGGATACGGCCCGTTTCCTCAAGGAGCTTGTGCTCTACTGCTCTGGGGAAAATGAGTGGGTCATATCTCAGGTGACAAAGCGGATAAAATTGACTCCTCAAGTGCGTCTTATCAAAATTCATATGAATGACTCCCTCACTCCGGGGGTAAGTACGGTGGAACTATCTCTGGAAGTTCCTCACGCAGATACCTTTACACAGATTGTTGAAGAATTTCGCCGTATGGCCGGTATTGGTTCTGTATACCTTCCCTAACTGTTCTGTTTTGAAACACATGCTTTTTTAAGAGCCACTACTGTTTCACTCTGCATCCTTTTCAGAGATATATGAGGCAAATAGTAGTTTGGCACGATCATTGCTTTCATTTGGCACAGTACGAGTGTTACCTTAACCTTTATACATAGGAGTTATGTATGGCAATCAAACCTCTCGGTGACAGAGTTCTTGTCAAATCACTTGATTCAGAAGAGAAAACTGCCGGTGGGATTTATATCCCTGACAGTGCAAAGGAAAAGCCTCAGGAAGGGGAAGTTATCGCCGTTGGCGGAGGAACAAAGGATGTTGAAATGACTGTTTCTCCTGGTGATAAGGTTCTTCACAGCAAGTATGCAGGGACTGAAATCAAGCATGGCGGTGAAGAGTACATGATCATGAAGGTTGATGATATTTTAGCAGTAGTTGAGTAAGAAACACAAGAGATTATACAAAAGGAGAAGTAGCGAATGGCAAAGCAAATAGCATTTGATATGGACGCACGTGATAGACTCATGGCTGGTGTGGATAAACTGGCAAACGCCGTTAAGGTGACCCTTGGGCCAAAGGGAAGAAACGTGGTTCTCGATCGCGGTTTCGGTGCACCCACAGTAACAAAAGACGGCGTGTCTGTTGCTAAGGAAATCGAACTGGAAGATAAATATGAGAACATGGGTGCAGAACTCGTAAAAGAGGTTGCCTCAAACACCTCTGATGGTGTCGGAGACGGTACTACAACGGCCACTGTGTTGGCACAGGCTATTGCTCGTCATGGGCTTAAATATGTAACAGCCGGTGCAAACCCCATGGATCTTAAGCGGGGTATTGATAAGGCACGGGAAGCCCTAGTGACAGAGCTGAAAAGCATGGCAAAACCCGTGAAAGGGAAAGAAGAGGTTGCTCAAGTTGGTACTATCTCTGCAAACAATGATAAAGAGATTGGTGAGCTTCTCGCTGATGCCATGGATAAGGTTGGAAATGATGGTGTGATTACTGTTGAAGAAGCCAAGTCTATTGAAACGTACTTAGACGTGGTAGAAGGTATGCAGTTTGATCGTGGCTATCTTTCTCCCTATTTTGTTACTGATCAAGATACCATGGAAGTAGTTCAAGAGAATCCCTACATTCTTATTACCGATAAAAAAGTAAGCGCCATGAAAGACCTTCTTCCTCTTCTTGAGAAGACTGCGCAACAGGGCAAAGAGCTTCTTATTATTGCAGAAGATGTTGATGGAGAAGCCTTGGCAACATTGGTGGTAAATAAGATTCGCGGAACATTGAAAATTGCTGCTGTGAAGGCTCCTGGTTTTGGTGATCGTCGTAAGGCCATGCTTGAAGACATTGCGGTACTTACCGGTGGAACCGTGATTACGGAAGATGCAGGGCTAACCCTTGAAAATGCAACCATTGACATGCTCGGAAGCGCAAAGCGTGTTCGTATTACCAAGGATGAAACCACAGTAATTGAAGGAAGTGGTGATCAAGGGAAGATTCAGGCTCGTGCTGATCAAATTAAGAAGCAGATTGAAGACACCTCTTCAGACTACGACCGTGAGAAGTTGCAAGAGCGTCTTGCAAAACTCGCCGGTGGTGTTGCTGTCGTAAATATCGGTGCTGCCACTGAAACAGAAATGAAAGAGAAGAAGGCACGCGTTGAAGATGCTCTTCACTCTACCCGTGCTGCGGTACAAGAGGGGATTGTTCCCGGTGGTGGTGTTGCCTTGGTACGTGCGGCAAAGGTGCTTGATTCTCTTGAAGTAGAAAATGATGATCAGAAAAGCGCCGTTGAGATTGTTCGCCGCGCCATTGAAGAGCCCCTTCGGTTTATCGCCTCCAATGCAGGTGAAGACGCTTCAGTGGTACTGAATAATGTGAAACATGAGAGCGGAGCCTATGGGTTCAACGCATTCTCTGGTGTGTACGAAGACCTTGTGCAAGCTGGTGTTGTTGATCCTGTGAAGGTAACACGGACAGCCATAGAGAATGCAGCGTCTATTTCTGGACTTATTCTTACTACGGAGTGTTTGGTTACGGATTTACCAAAAGATGACGATGCACCCGCAGCTCCTGCCCCTGGTGGTATGGGTGGTATGGGTGGCATGGGCGGCATGATGTAGTCTGTGTTCTGAATAGTAGGAGAGACAGGTGTGGCCTGTCTCTCTTCACACGATCCTCTTGTGGGTCGTATGATGAGAGACACGGTTTTGTAGAATAGAAACATATGGAGTAAGCAAGGAACCCCTATGAAACAGGAAGATATGGTGCAGGATAATCAAGAGAAGCAGGAAGAACATGTCCCTGAGGAAGAAGTTCAAGAGTCGTGTGATACAGCACAGGATGCTGAAGAGGTGAATGAATCAACCTCAGATCAGGGAGAACATGATGAAACTTCTTCGGAAGCGGAGGCTCTAAAAGAAGAGTTAGAAGCTCAGCGCGGTAAGTATATGCGTCTCATGGCAGAGTTTGAAAACTTTAAACGTCGTACCGCTCAAGAGTATGAAAAACGGATTAAGACAGCAAACGAAAAGCTCATGGCTGATATTATTGATATTCGTGAAGACCTAGACAGAGCCTTGAAGACTGAAACAGAATCACAGGAGTCGGAGTCTTTCTACGATGGTATCGCCATGATTTATAAACGGTTTACCCAGCAGTTGGAGGCGCACGGGCTACAGGCGTTTGGCGCTGTGGGTGATCCCTTTGATCCAGCGGTACATGATGCCATGATGAAGCAGAACAACGATGAAATACCTGAAGGCCATGTCGTACAGGTTTTTAGTCAGGGATACAAGTTAAATGATGTTATTATCCGTCACGCTAAGGTAATAGTCTCCGACGGTGCTGCTGAGTAAGAAATTTAAAATTGGAGGAAAATATGGGTAAAATTATTGGTATTGACTTAGGAACAACGAACTCATGCGTCGCCGTTATGGAGGGGGGAAAACCCGTGGTTATTCCCAATGCAGAGGGCGCTCGCACTACACCCTCAGTGGTTGGGTTCTCAAAGGATGGTGAACGACTGGTTGGTGATATTGCACGGCGACAAGCGGTGACAAATCCTACAAACACTATTAGCTCTATCAAGCGATTCATGGGCCGACGTCATAGTGAAGTTGCTTCTGAAGAGAAGACCGTGCCGTATGAAATTACCGGTGGTTCATCGGAGTTGGTAAAGGTAAATGCGGCAGGAAAAGAGCTCACCCCGCCCGAAATATCTGCCATGGTACTGCAAAATTTGAAAAAAGCAGCTGAAGATTACCTGGGTGAAGAGGTGACTGAAGCTGTGATTACCGTTCCGGCGTACTTTAATGATGGGCAGCGGCAAGCTACAAAAGATGCAGGAAAGATTGCCGGACTTGAAGTAAAACGGATTGTAAATGAGCCCACTGCAGCTGCTCTTGCCTACGGTCTTGATAGCAAAAAGAATGAGACCATTGCAGTATATGACCTTGGTGGTGGTACCTATGATATTTCCATCTTGGAGATTGGCGATGGTGTTTTTGAAGTAAAATCAACCAGTGGTGATACCCATCTCGGTGGTGATGATTTTGACAAAGCTCTCATTGACTACATTGCGGATGAGTTCAAACGGGAAAACGGTATTGATCTGCGTGATGATAGCATGGCCTTACAGCGGCTGAAAGATGCGGCGGAAAAAGCGAAGAAAGATCTCTCATCCACCACGACAACTAATGTAAATCTTCCCTTTGTTACGGCTGATCAATCTGGGCCAAAGCACTTGGACATTACCGTAAGTCGTGCAAAATTTGAATCTCTCATCGAGGATTTGGTGAATCGGACCATTGAGCCCATGCGTCAAGCCCTTGCCGATGATGATCTCGATGCTTCTGATATTGATGAGGTAATCCTTGTGGGCGGTTCTACTCGTGTGCCCATGGTACAGCAAAAGGTAAGTGAATTCTTTGGAAAAGAGCCGGCAAAGTCTATTAATCCTGATGAAGTAGTCGCTCTCGGTGCGGCAATTCAAGGGGCTGTTCTTGCCGGTGATGACAGTGTAAATGATGTTCTTCTTCTTGATGTGACTCCACTCTCTCTTGGTATTGAAACCATGGGTGGGGTAATGACAAAGTTGATTGAGCGAAACAGTACTGTTCCCGTAAAGAAAAGTCAGATCTTCTCAACTGCGGCTGATAATCAGCCAGCCGTGACAATTATGGTATATCAGGGTGAACGTGAAATGGCAAAGCATAATCGCCTTTTGGGGAAATTTGATTTAACTGATATTCCTCCTGCACCGCGTGGTGTACCGCAGATTGAAGTAACCTTTGATATTGACAATAACGGTATCCTCAATGTTTCTGCCAAGGATAAAGGCACTGGAAAAGAGCATAATATTAAGATTGATAATGCCAGTGGTCTTTCTGAGGAAGAAGTTGAAAAGATGAAGAAAGATGCGGAAGCAAATGCAGAAGCTGATAAGCGTGAAAAAGAAAAGGTTGAAACCAAAAATACGGCAGAGCAGTTAATTTACCAGACGGAGAAAGCATTAAAAGATGCGGGTGATGCCCTTGTTGATGATGCGAAGAAGCCTGTGGAAGAAGCCCTTGAAGATCTGAAAAAGAAAAATGAAGGTGATGATATTGCAGCCATTAAGGAAGCAACTGAAGCACTGACGCAGTCTGCCCAGGCGATTTACCAAGCAGCTGCCCAGCAGCAGGAAGCAGGGGCAAACGCTGGTGCTGATGATGCGCAGACCACCACCTCCGGTGAAGCTGCCGGATCGAGTGATGCTGGAGCGGAAGCAGAGGATGCAGACTACGAAGTGGTCGATGATGATGAAGACGAGAATAAATAAAAGACCGTTCTTTTTCATTTAATAATGAGGGCATTCGTGCCCTCATTTTATTTTAAGAGAGCTGTTTTTCAAACGCCTATTTTCGAGCTGAGGTTAATGCATGAGTAAACGTGATCTATATGAAGTTCTTGGGGTATCAAAGGATGCGTCCGAAGGAGATATAAAAAAAGCATACCGAAAACTTGCAGTGAAGTATCACCCGGATAAGAATCCCGGTGATGAAGAAGCTGCGGAGAAGTTCCGGGAAGCGACAGAAGCATATGAAATATTAAAGGATTCTGATAAACGAGCGAAGTATGACCAATTTGGTCATGCCGCCTTTGATGCGAACGGCGGTGGCTTCGGTGGTGGCGGTTTCGGTGGCTTCGGTGGCGGTGGTATGGATCTTAACGACGCCTTGCGCGCCTTCATGGGTGATTTCGGTGGAGACTCTTTTTTCGGTGATATCTTTGGCAGTGGTCGTCGAAGACGAGGTGCTGCAGCGCAAAATCGAGGAAAGGATCTCCAAATATCTCTTCCCCTAACGCTTCAGGAAATTCACGATGGATGTAAAAAGACCATAAAAGTAAAACGTCAGGTTTCCTGTGACAGCTGTAACGGTACGGGGTCTCGTAGCGGAAAAAAGATGACCTGTACTACCTGTGGTGGAAGTGGTCGGGTGCGTCGGGTGCAAAACTCTATCTTTGGGCAAGTGGTACAGGAAGCAGCGTGTTCTGCCTGTTCCGGTACGGGACAAACCGTGAGTGACCCTTGTTCCTCCTGTAGTGGAAGTGGTCGCGTGTTGCAAGAAACCAAAGAGACCATTTCAATACCTGCCGGTGTTTCCGAAGGGAATTATCTTACCGTAACAGGTAAGGGTAATGCGGGGTTAAATGGTGGTGGATATGGTGATCTTCTTGTGGTAATCAAGGAAAAGGAGCATTCCATATTTGAACGTCATGGCATAGATCTTATTACCAGTATGGATATTACCTTTTCTGAAGCAGCCTTGGGCACTGAGAAGATTATTCACACCCTTGCGGGAAAACTGAAACTCAAGGTGTCTCCGGGAACACAATCAGGAAAGATTTTGAAAGTTTCCGCCAAGGGGCTTCCTGTCCTCAATCAGACTGGGCGAAAAGGAGATCTTTTGGTTCGTATTGTTGTCATGACCCCAAGGAAGCTCTCACGAGAAGAAAAAGAGCTGTTTAAGCAATTAAGTGAATTAGAAGAAAAACCAAAAAACATTTTCGAAAAAGTGAAAGATGCGTTTTCATAGTACGCGCATACTTCAGTTGTAAAAGGGAAGCTTATCATGGCTTCTCTTTTTTTGAGAGATTTTGTTCTGTCACTTCCGATATAGAGTTGTATTTCTAATACAGAGAGCTTTGGCGTTACATTTCTTGCCCAGTTTCATGATATCATTGATAAAAAACATATATTGTGAGATTACGGTAGTGCATGGAGGTTTGTATGAAAAAAAGCATGTTTTGTATATTTTGTATTTGGGTTTCCCTTTGGGGGACGCCTCGTACGTGGGGGGGGCGTGCTGGTGGCGGAGTGCGCTATGATGATATGCGAATGTGTGTTGCCACTGACTCTGGAGTGGCGGGTGGCCCCATGGCTGATATTGCAGTAACAGCCGGGTATGAAATATCCGGGGATAAGCTTCTTCGTTTGTCTGTGCCCCTTATGCGTCCCCTCTTATTTGGACTCCGTTTTGATATGGTTCAGTTTGAGCCGGATATTACTCTTGAATATTATCGAAATGTAGATGAATCATTGAAGAGGTATTTTGGCCCTGGAGCAGGGGTCAGTCTTCATTACGGACCAGATTACTCTTCTGGGACAGGGGACGATCGTGGTGATGACTTCTGGGCGGTGGGACCATATTTCTCTTTTGTAAAAGGGGTGAAATTTATAGACTCTAACTCATCTCTCGGACTGCGCGGTGCTTACACGCCCCTTGTTCCTCTGGATTCAGATCGCTCTGTAGGCACGGTTCTCTCTATTGCAATTGAGTATGGTAGAACCTTCTGATACGTTGAATTTGAACCAGTTTTTTCTGGTCATATTGGTTGGTTTATTCCTTAAGTAGTGTATCCAGACGAAAGGCAGGAGCTTTCGTACCGCTGTTTTGTATAAAATTTTAGCTTACCTGGTAAATACAGGGGGGCTTATTTGAACCTGTGAGGTCCACTCACAGGTTCCATGAAAATTCGTCTACACACTGTATCAGGGTTTCCATATCAGCGTCGGTATGTGCTGTGCTGATAAAGGCTGTTTCGAAGGGAGATGGGGGGAGAAAGACTCCTCGTGAGCGGCAGTGATTCCAGAAGCGGGAGAAGGATTCCCTGTCTTGTTTTCGGGCCTGTGCGGCATTTTCCACAGTATGGGTACAGTGAAACAGGGTAAAGGCACTGCCGCAGCGGGAGACATAGGCCGGTGCCTTTTTTTGCATTTCACACACAGCGGCAGCTGTTTTTGTTTCCAGCTCGTCGTAGATATGTCTGTGGGAGTCTAGCCATGATAACACGGCAGTTCCGGCAGCCACGGCAAGGGGATTGCCCGAAAGGGTTCCCGCTTGGTATACGGAGCCCTGTGGGGCCAGATATTCCATAATATCCGCCCGCCCTCCAAAGGCGGCAGCGGGAAGGCCGCCGCCCATGATTTTGCCGAGGCAGGTAAGATCCGGCTTCAGGGAAAAAAGCTCCTGTGCTCCCCCCGGAGCCACGCGAAACCCGGAAATTACTTCATCAAAAATAAGGAGTGCTCCCGCATTCTCCGTTTCCCTCCGCTGAGAAACAATGTATCTTAGAATATAATTGGGAAAAGAATAGGAGCAGTAGGATAGTGTTATGGATATTTCTGCAGTATTAGAGGATGTTTTCGGGGGATTTATCAGTATCTGGACCCTTGAGCTCTACAGCAGCGGTGGGGTGACGATCAGAATGCATCAGTTTATTATTGCTGCGGCGGTGCTTATCTTGGGGCTGTATATCAGCAAAAAAATCAGTGTCCATGCGGTGGAACAACTCATGAAAACAGAGGTGATGACGCCCTCTGTTGGTGCCACGCTCAGGCGGTTTCTGGGCTGGTCTCTAAATCTCTTCTTTTTTCTCTTTGCTCTCTCCATAGCGGGAATTCCCCTTACATTTTTTACTGTTATTGGGGGTGGTCTTGCCATCGGTATTGGTTTTGGTGCGCAAAACACCATAAACAATATCATCTCCGGTATTATTCTTCTCTTTGAAAAACCAATCCGCACAGGAGATATTTTGGAGTTGAACGGTGGCATGGAGGGGCGGGTTGTACAGATTGGCCGCCGTGTTGTTCGGGTGCGACGTGTGGATGGGGTTGATATGATTGTCCCTACGTCATTTTTTCTTGATCAGATTGTTATTAACTGGACCATCTATGACAATGCTGTTCGAAGCAGTCTTTCCGTTGGGGTTGCCTATGGTTCAGACGTGCTTTTGGTACGGCGGTACCTGGAACAGATTCTTCGTGACAACGACAAGGTTCTCATGTCTCCCTCTGCGGAAGTACTCTTTACCGATTTTGGTGACAACTCCCTGGATTTTACCCTCATGTTCTGGACAAAGGTGCGTAGACCCATCGACCGACGCCGGGTTGAATCTGATCTTCGCTTTGCAATCTGTACCCTCTTTCAAAAGGAGGGCATAACTATCGCCTTTCCACAGCGGGATATTCACTTTGATACCCCCCTGGAAGTACGGCTCAACCGAAGTAAAGCCACATAGCCGCCGTATTACGAAAAAAAAGAGTGTTGTACGGGGTATCTTTTGAATTCCTTTTTTTTGCATGGATGAGCTCTTTGTAAGAAAGAACATATAGGGGCAATACTCCTCCATTACTTCATATATTTTATAGTATCTAAATATTCGGGGAGGCCTGTGAGAATTCCGGCAAAACTCAAACCACTACTTGAAGAAGGCTATATCAGCAACGTTGTGCAAAATCTTAAAAGCGGCAAGGAAGCCGATGTGTTTTTAGTAGAATCGCGGGGAGGCCTGTGCTGTGCAAAGGTGTACAAGGATCATACCGCACGAAGTTTCCGCAGTCATGCCTCCTATGAAGACGGGCGAAAAACGGGAAACAGCCGCCGTGACCGTGCCATGCGGAAAAAAAGTCGCTATGGTCGTGCGGTGCATGAACAGGAGTGGCATCAGGCGGAGGTAAACGCCCTTTCCCGCCTCCATGCCCTGGGAATATCTGTGCCGGAGGCTCACTTTTTTTTGGACGGGGTTCTTGTCATGGAGGCCGTCTTAAATAAAGAGGAAAATGTCGCCTTGCCCCTGATACGGGAAGAATTTACCCCACAGGAGGCCGCCCTTTTTCACGTCCGTCTTATTCGGGAGTGTGCTGCCATGCTGTGTGAGGGGATTATCCACGGAGACCTTTCCCCCTATAATATTCTGCGCGGAGCAGAGGGACCGGTGATTATCGATCTGCCCCAATGGGTTGATGCGGCTCAGCATACGCGGGCGCGGGAATTTTTTCTTCGGGATGTGCACAATGTCACCAGTTTCTTCAGCACCTTTCATCCCCCCCTTTCCTCCTGCAGATACGGGGAAGAGATGTGGGAGCTCTACACCCGCGGGGAGTTGTCCCCCCGTTCACCCCTTACGGGAGAGTGGAAGGATGATCGTACGGATATAGAGATGGGAGACACCCTCTTTCTTATTCGCCATGCCGAAGCAGAAGAGATGGAGCGTCGGGAACGTCTGGCCGCCCGGCTTGAAGGGCGGGAAGATGCGGGGGAGTATAGAAATTAGTTTCGGTATGTTGTTATTTGTGGGGGAATCATATCTTGTGTGGTAAGCATTGAGGTAAGGGTATTGGCAGGATATATTGATTTTTGTCGGATTGATCGAAGAGGCCTGTTATGTAAAGGAGCAAAGTCTGGACTCATGGTATTCATGTAACGTCGTCTGCTAAAATATTCGCCATGTACCGTATTTAATTCATTTATATTGGGTATATGGTGTTCCCGTTATATCTTATATCGTCCTTTTTAAAAAGAGATAGTTAACGCCAGGAAGCGGTTATGAACTTTACAAATATGACTCAATTTGACAGAGTGAAGAAAGCTTTTTCAAAGAGGTCTCTGGATTGGGGAAAGGTTTCTGTGGAGACAAATGATAATGCAGAAGTGCGGGAATTTCTTATGGGGTTACAGGAAGCATATAACCTTACCAGGAACAACAGCACCGGCAACTTCTCTTAATTGAACGTATTCAAGATTTTAATGTGCAGCAATATAGCCGAAGATCAAAACATCTCTATTCCTTTCATATTCCACGCTGATTCAGGAGATCCATTGCCCCATTTTCATAAATAAATGTATACGGGAGTTGGGGGATTGTATAGGTTTCCTATTTTGTCTACAGAGGAATGACCATACTTTCTGAACGCCTGCATAGATCGGAAAAAATAGACATGTAAAGTTCCATCTTTATCTCTTTTCGGGCTGATTGTATTATATCTTAAGATGATATATAAAGGAGGGATTTTGAAGCTGAATCGATCTGCCGTATCTCTTCGCAGAAGAGGAGAGAAATGTAAAGCAGAGAGTGTCCGTATAAGTAAAGAAGAGGCACTTCTCTATGTGTGGGATTTAACTCAGGAAGTATATTCATTAACCGGAGATTTTGATGCTGAATCACGATTACAAAGAGATGTTGTCTCTGTTACTCGAAAATAATGTCGATTTTCTTTTGGTTGGTGCCTATGCCCTTGCTGTACACGGTTTTCCCCGTGCAACCGGTGATATTGATATTTTTGTAAAACCAGATTCTGAAAATGCTCAACGAGTATTAAAAACCCTGGACGAGTTTGGTGCTCCACGTGATGGCCTTTCTGCTTCCGATTTTGAAACCCCCGGCATCGTTTTTCAGATAGGTGTTGCTCCCCGCAGAATAGATATTATCACTGAAATTGATGGACTTACATTTGAAGACGCGTCCAAAGGAAAAGATATTGTGGAGATTCAGGAATTGAAAATACCCGTGATTTCAAAGTTAAACCTTATTCGTAATAAAAGAGCAACAGGTCCGGATAAAGATAAAATTGATGCGGAAAACCTGGAGGGCAACTAACCGACTTGAGGGAATGCCCTTTTATGGAGGAGGTTGGTCTTTCGGTTTCATGAAAACTGTTGTACCATACGGGGATGTTTTGAATGGGAGACTCTGATTTCAGAAATCAAGAAACACGCATATGGGGGAGGTTAAAATGAGACAACCAATTATCACGGCAGAACATGTAATTCTACGGGAGTTTATCCCTGAAGATGCCAGGGAGGTTCAGGAGCTGGCTGGAAATTATACCGTTGCCAGATACACCCTGAATGTACCACACCCCTACGAAGATGGCATGGCTGAAA of Chitinivibrio alkaliphilus ACht1 contains these proteins:
- a CDS encoding co-chaperone GroES, whose translation is MAIKPLGDRVLVKSLDSEEKTAGGIYIPDSAKEKPQEGEVIAVGGGTKDVEMTVSPGDKVLHSKYAGTEIKHGGEEYMIMKVDDILAVVE
- the groL gene encoding chaperonin GroEL (60 kDa chaperone family; promotes refolding of misfolded polypeptides especially under stressful conditions; forms two stacked rings of heptamers to form a barrel-shaped 14mer; ends can be capped by GroES; misfolded proteins enter the barrel where they are refolded when GroES binds) produces the protein MAKQIAFDMDARDRLMAGVDKLANAVKVTLGPKGRNVVLDRGFGAPTVTKDGVSVAKEIELEDKYENMGAELVKEVASNTSDGVGDGTTTATVLAQAIARHGLKYVTAGANPMDLKRGIDKAREALVTELKSMAKPVKGKEEVAQVGTISANNDKEIGELLADAMDKVGNDGVITVEEAKSIETYLDVVEGMQFDRGYLSPYFVTDQDTMEVVQENPYILITDKKVSAMKDLLPLLEKTAQQGKELLIIAEDVDGEALATLVVNKIRGTLKIAAVKAPGFGDRRKAMLEDIAVLTGGTVITEDAGLTLENATIDMLGSAKRVRITKDETTVIEGSGDQGKIQARADQIKKQIEDTSSDYDREKLQERLAKLAGGVAVVNIGAATETEMKEKKARVEDALHSTRAAVQEGIVPGGGVALVRAAKVLDSLEVENDDQKSAVEIVRRAIEEPLRFIASNAGEDASVVLNNVKHESGAYGFNAFSGVYEDLVQAGVVDPVKVTRTAIENAASISGLILTTECLVTDLPKDDDAPAAPAPGGMGGMGGMGGMM
- the grpE gene encoding nucleotide exchange factor GrpE, translated to MKQEDMVQDNQEKQEEHVPEEEVQESCDTAQDAEEVNESTSDQGEHDETSSEAEALKEELEAQRGKYMRLMAEFENFKRRTAQEYEKRIKTANEKLMADIIDIREDLDRALKTETESQESESFYDGIAMIYKRFTQQLEAHGLQAFGAVGDPFDPAVHDAMMKQNNDEIPEGHVVQVFSQGYKLNDVIIRHAKVIVSDGAAE
- the dnaK gene encoding molecular chaperone DnaK; this encodes MGKIIGIDLGTTNSCVAVMEGGKPVVIPNAEGARTTPSVVGFSKDGERLVGDIARRQAVTNPTNTISSIKRFMGRRHSEVASEEKTVPYEITGGSSELVKVNAAGKELTPPEISAMVLQNLKKAAEDYLGEEVTEAVITVPAYFNDGQRQATKDAGKIAGLEVKRIVNEPTAAALAYGLDSKKNETIAVYDLGGGTYDISILEIGDGVFEVKSTSGDTHLGGDDFDKALIDYIADEFKRENGIDLRDDSMALQRLKDAAEKAKKDLSSTTTTNVNLPFVTADQSGPKHLDITVSRAKFESLIEDLVNRTIEPMRQALADDDLDASDIDEVILVGGSTRVPMVQQKVSEFFGKEPAKSINPDEVVALGAAIQGAVLAGDDSVNDVLLLDVTPLSLGIETMGGVMTKLIERNSTVPVKKSQIFSTAADNQPAVTIMVYQGEREMAKHNRLLGKFDLTDIPPAPRGVPQIEVTFDIDNNGILNVSAKDKGTGKEHNIKIDNASGLSEEEVEKMKKDAEANAEADKREKEKVETKNTAEQLIYQTEKALKDAGDALVDDAKKPVEEALEDLKKKNEGDDIAAIKEATEALTQSAQAIYQAAAQQQEAGANAGADDAQTTTSGEAAGSSDAGAEAEDADYEVVDDDEDENK
- the dnaJ gene encoding molecular chaperone DnaJ, which encodes MSKRDLYEVLGVSKDASEGDIKKAYRKLAVKYHPDKNPGDEEAAEKFREATEAYEILKDSDKRAKYDQFGHAAFDANGGGFGGGGFGGFGGGGMDLNDALRAFMGDFGGDSFFGDIFGSGRRRRGAAAQNRGKDLQISLPLTLQEIHDGCKKTIKVKRQVSCDSCNGTGSRSGKKMTCTTCGGSGRVRRVQNSIFGQVVQEAACSACSGTGQTVSDPCSSCSGSGRVLQETKETISIPAGVSEGNYLTVTGKGNAGLNGGGYGDLLVVIKEKEHSIFERHGIDLITSMDITFSEAALGTEKIIHTLAGKLKLKVSPGTQSGKILKVSAKGLPVLNQTGRKGDLLVRIVVMTPRKLSREEKELFKQLSELEEKPKNIFEKVKDAFS
- a CDS encoding aminotransferase class III-fold pyridoxal phosphate-dependent enzyme → MLINPPKTSSNTAEISITLSYCSYSFPNYILRYIVSQRRETENAGALLIFDEVISGFRVAPGGAQELFSLKPDLTCLGKIMGGGLPAAAFGGRADIMEYLAPQGSVYQAGTLSGNPLAVAAGTAVLSWLDSHRHIYDELETKTAAAVCEMQKKAPAYVSRCGSAFTLFHCTHTVENAAQARKQDRESFSRFWNHCRSRGVFLPPSPFETAFISTAHTDADMETLIQCVDEFSWNL
- a CDS encoding mechanosensitive ion channel family protein: MDISAVLEDVFGGFISIWTLELYSSGGVTIRMHQFIIAAAVLILGLYISKKISVHAVEQLMKTEVMTPSVGATLRRFLGWSLNLFFFLFALSIAGIPLTFFTVIGGGLAIGIGFGAQNTINNIISGIILLFEKPIRTGDILELNGGMEGRVVQIGRRVVRVRRVDGVDMIVPTSFFLDQIVINWTIYDNAVRSSLSVGVAYGSDVLLVRRYLEQILRDNDKVLMSPSAEVLFTDFGDNSLDFTLMFWTKVRRPIDRRRVESDLRFAICTLFQKEGITIAFPQRDIHFDTPLEVRLNRSKAT
- a CDS encoding RIO1 family regulatory kinase/ATPase, which gives rise to MRIPAKLKPLLEEGYISNVVQNLKSGKEADVFLVESRGGLCCAKVYKDHTARSFRSHASYEDGRKTGNSRRDRAMRKKSRYGRAVHEQEWHQAEVNALSRLHALGISVPEAHFFLDGVLVMEAVLNKEENVALPLIREEFTPQEAALFHVRLIRECAAMLCEGIIHGDLSPYNILRGAEGPVIIDLPQWVDAAQHTRAREFFLRDVHNVTSFFSTFHPPLSSCRYGEEMWELYTRGELSPRSPLTGEWKDDRTDIEMGDTLFLIRHAEAEEMERRERLAARLEGREDAGEYRN